One Nocardioidaceae bacterium SCSIO 66511 genomic window carries:
- a CDS encoding amidohydrolase has translation MTASDAAQVRAWTDRLALPGLFDVHVHFMPKPIMDRVWEHFDASGPLIGREWPIRYRGTDADRIDTLRAFGVRRFSALPYAHKPGVAEFLNDWAQEFAEHDEVLWSATFYPEPAAEAYVRKLISAGVEIFKVHLQVGDFDPGEPVLDPVWAMLAESRTPVVVHAGSGPVPGTHTGAGPIGEVLSRHPRLPLIVAHMGAPEYAEFLELAESYENVRLDTTMAFTDFFESDAPYPVELLRRLRDLEPRVLLGSDFPNIPYPYVHQLEALERLGLGDDWLRSVCWQNAAALFGIPDA, from the coding sequence TTGACCGCATCCGATGCGGCCCAGGTCCGCGCGTGGACCGATCGGCTCGCCCTACCCGGCTTGTTCGACGTGCACGTCCACTTCATGCCGAAACCGATCATGGACCGGGTCTGGGAGCATTTCGACGCCAGCGGCCCGTTGATCGGACGCGAGTGGCCGATCCGCTATCGCGGCACCGACGCCGATCGGATCGACACCCTTCGCGCGTTCGGCGTGCGCCGCTTCTCGGCTCTCCCGTACGCGCACAAGCCGGGGGTCGCCGAGTTCCTCAACGACTGGGCGCAGGAGTTCGCCGAGCACGACGAGGTGCTCTGGTCGGCGACGTTCTATCCGGAGCCGGCGGCGGAGGCGTACGTCCGGAAGCTGATCTCTGCCGGGGTCGAGATCTTCAAGGTGCACCTGCAGGTCGGCGACTTCGACCCGGGCGAGCCCGTGCTCGACCCCGTCTGGGCAATGCTCGCGGAGAGTCGTACGCCCGTGGTTGTGCACGCGGGGTCCGGACCGGTGCCCGGCACGCACACCGGAGCCGGGCCGATCGGCGAGGTGCTGTCGCGGCATCCGCGGCTGCCGTTGATCGTTGCGCACATGGGCGCACCGGAGTACGCAGAGTTCCTCGAGCTCGCGGAGTCGTACGAGAACGTCCGGCTCGACACGACGATGGCGTTCACCGACTTCTTCGAATCCGATGCGCCGTACCCCGTCGAGCTGCTGCGGCGCCTGCGTGACCTGGAGCCGCGGGTTCTGCTCGGCTCGGACTTCCCGAACATCCCGTACCCGTACGTACATCAGCTCGAGGCGCTCGAGCGGCTCGGGCTCGGTGACGACTGGCTGCGGTCGGTCTGTTGGCAAAACGCCGCCGCGCTGTTCGGTATCCCTGACGCATAG
- the smpB gene encoding SsrA-binding protein SmpB, translated as MAKESGRKLIAQNRKARHDYHIEDTFEAGLVLTGTEVKSLRAGRASLVDGFGDLDDGELWLLGVHIPEYSQGTWTNHTARRKRKLLLHRAEIDKIERRVSERGLTVIPLSLYFLDGRAKVEIALARGKKSYDKRHAIAERDQNRQAQQEVGRRIKGLR; from the coding sequence ATGGCGAAGGAGAGCGGGCGCAAGCTGATTGCACAGAACCGCAAGGCCCGCCACGATTACCACATCGAGGACACGTTCGAGGCGGGTCTTGTGCTGACCGGCACCGAGGTGAAGTCGTTGCGCGCCGGGCGTGCGTCGCTGGTCGACGGGTTCGGTGACCTCGACGACGGCGAGCTGTGGCTGCTCGGCGTACACATTCCGGAGTACTCGCAGGGCACCTGGACGAACCACACGGCGCGGCGTAAGCGCAAACTGCTGTTGCATCGAGCCGAGATCGACAAGATCGAGCGCCGGGTGAGCGAGCGGGGGCTGACGGTCATCCCGCTGTCCCTGTACTTCCTCGACGGGCGTGCAAAGGTCGAGATCGCGCTCGCCCGCGGTAAGAAGTCGTACGACAAGCGGCACGCGATCGCAGAGCGCGACCAGAACCGCCAAGCGCAACAAGAAGTGGGCCGCCGGATCAAGGGTCTGCGTTGA
- the ftsE gene encoding cell division ATP-binding protein FtsE gives MIRFDNVTKTYSGQQRAALEAVDVEVDKGEFVFLVGASGSGKSTFLRLVLREARPTSGRVYVAGKEINRLASWKVPRLRRDLGTVFQDFRLLPNKTVFENVAFALQVIGKSKGEIRRLVPETLELVGLDNKSERLPDELSGGEQQRVAVARAFVNRPMILIADEPTGNLDPTTSVGIMKLLDRINRTGTTVLMATHDAGIVDQMRKRVIELDDGKVIRDQARGVYGTQN, from the coding sequence GTGATCCGTTTCGACAACGTCACCAAGACGTACTCCGGCCAACAGCGCGCCGCCCTGGAGGCAGTTGACGTCGAGGTCGACAAGGGCGAGTTCGTGTTCCTGGTCGGTGCATCCGGCTCGGGTAAGTCGACGTTCCTTCGACTCGTCCTGCGCGAGGCCCGCCCGACATCGGGCCGGGTGTACGTCGCGGGCAAGGAGATCAACCGGCTGGCGAGCTGGAAGGTTCCGCGTCTTCGGCGCGACCTCGGCACCGTCTTCCAGGACTTCCGGCTGCTGCCGAACAAGACCGTCTTCGAGAACGTCGCGTTCGCGCTGCAGGTGATCGGAAAGTCGAAGGGTGAGATCCGTCGCCTCGTACCCGAGACGCTGGAGTTGGTCGGCCTCGACAACAAGTCCGAGCGACTTCCCGATGAGCTCTCCGGCGGCGAGCAGCAGCGCGTAGCGGTCGCTCGTGCGTTCGTGAACCGGCCGATGATCCTGATCGCCGACGAGCCCACCGGAAACCTCGACCCGACCACATCGGTCGGCATCATGAAGCTACTCGACCGCATCAATCGCACCGGCACGACCGTGCTGATGGCGACTCACGATGCGGGCATCGTCGACCAGATGCGCAAACGCGTGATCGAGCTCGACGACGGCAAGGTCATCCGCGACCAGGCGCGCGGCGTCTACGGCACCCAGAACTGA
- the prfB gene encoding peptide chain release factor 2, which translates to MAGTDFDTQIKHLDTTLRSIENVLDLDGMRAEIADLQEQVGAPDLWDDQANAQRVTGRLSALQAEVERATGLRQRLDDLGVLVELAQEESDADTLAEADAELGRISKAIEALEVRTLLSGEYDSREALVSVRSGAGGVDAADFAEMLMRMYVRWAERHNYPTEVYDTSYAEEAGIKSATFAVKAPYAYGTLSVESGTHRLVRISPFDNQGRRQTSFAAIEVVPVLEQTDEIDLPEDEVKVDVYRSSGPGGQSVNTTDSAVRLTHIPTGIVVSCQNEKSQLQNKATAMVILKAKLLAVRKAEERAKLDELRGDVAASWGDQMRNYVLHPYQMVKDLRTEYETGNTSAVFDGEIDDFIEAGIRWRRGQETAPAAS; encoded by the coding sequence GTGGCCGGTACCGACTTCGACACCCAGATCAAGCACCTCGACACGACTCTGCGATCGATCGAGAACGTCCTCGATCTCGACGGGATGCGTGCCGAGATCGCCGATCTGCAGGAGCAGGTGGGTGCGCCCGACCTCTGGGACGACCAGGCGAATGCGCAACGCGTCACCGGTCGGCTCTCGGCGCTGCAGGCCGAGGTGGAGCGGGCGACCGGCCTGCGCCAGCGGCTCGACGACCTCGGGGTGCTGGTCGAGCTGGCGCAGGAGGAGTCCGACGCCGACACGTTGGCCGAGGCCGATGCCGAGCTCGGCCGGATCAGCAAGGCGATCGAAGCGCTCGAGGTGCGTACCCTGCTGTCGGGCGAGTACGACTCCCGCGAGGCTCTGGTCTCAGTACGCTCCGGCGCCGGCGGGGTAGACGCCGCAGACTTCGCCGAGATGCTGATGCGCATGTACGTCCGGTGGGCGGAGCGGCACAACTACCCGACCGAGGTGTACGACACCTCGTACGCCGAGGAGGCCGGCATCAAGTCGGCCACCTTCGCGGTCAAGGCGCCGTACGCGTACGGCACGCTGTCCGTCGAGTCCGGCACGCACCGGCTCGTACGCATCTCGCCGTTCGACAACCAGGGGCGTCGGCAGACGTCGTTCGCGGCGATCGAGGTCGTTCCCGTGCTGGAGCAGACCGACGAGATCGACCTGCCCGAAGACGAGGTCAAGGTCGACGTCTACCGATCGTCGGGCCCCGGCGGACAGAGCGTCAACACCACCGACTCCGCCGTCCGGCTCACGCACATCCCGACCGGCATCGTGGTCAGCTGCCAGAACGAGAAGAGCCAGCTGCAGAACAAAGCGACCGCCATGGTCATCCTCAAGGCGAAGCTGCTCGCCGTACGTAAGGCCGAGGAGCGCGCCAAGCTCGACGAGCTGCGCGGTGACGTGGCCGCCTCATGGGGCGACCAGATGCGCAACTACGTGCTGCATCCGTACCAGATGGTCAAGGACCTCCGCACCGAGTACGAGACCGGCAACACCAGTGCGGTCTTCGACGGCGAGATCGACGACTTCATCGAGGCGGGCATTCGCTGGCGGCGCGGCCAGGAGACGGCCCCGGCGGCGAGCTGA
- the ftsX gene encoding permease-like cell division protein FtsX, producing MAFTQVFSELGTNLRRNVSMSVSLVVTMTVSLLLASLGLLLQQQADHTEERFGNELQVQVVMCTENSRSSNCLGGAATDEQADAVQKALEDNPAVESVEFRSSQEFLEILRETYRQGDEIDDEILKGLNAKDFPASYFVTMHDPDDHEEVESQVEGMNGVASTENLRDLLGPLFSILDYIRWAAIGVALLLVIAAVLQVSNTIRMTVYARRREIGIMRLVGASTWHIQMPFILESLVAALVSAGLACAGLAAFMKFVVYGQAREKLSQMTLWVDWSDAGTVAIYTVCFAILLALIPTLVMTRKYLKV from the coding sequence ATGGCGTTCACACAGGTCTTCTCTGAGCTCGGCACCAACCTCAGACGCAATGTCTCGATGTCGGTGTCGCTCGTCGTCACCATGACGGTCTCGCTGCTGCTTGCATCGCTCGGCCTGTTGCTCCAGCAGCAGGCCGACCACACCGAGGAGCGCTTCGGCAACGAGCTGCAGGTGCAGGTCGTGATGTGTACAGAGAACTCCCGCAGCTCCAACTGTCTCGGAGGTGCTGCGACAGACGAGCAGGCCGACGCGGTGCAGAAGGCACTGGAGGACAACCCGGCCGTCGAGTCCGTCGAGTTCCGCAGCTCCCAGGAGTTCCTCGAGATCCTGCGCGAGACGTACCGGCAGGGCGACGAGATCGATGACGAAATCCTGAAGGGCCTCAACGCAAAGGACTTCCCGGCCTCGTACTTCGTCACGATGCACGACCCCGACGACCACGAGGAGGTCGAGAGCCAGGTCGAAGGCATGAACGGCGTCGCCTCCACCGAGAACCTCCGCGATTTGCTCGGCCCGTTGTTCTCGATCCTCGACTACATCCGATGGGCGGCGATCGGCGTCGCGTTGCTGCTGGTGATCGCGGCCGTCCTGCAGGTGTCCAACACGATCCGGATGACCGTGTACGCGCGGCGGCGCGAGATCGGCATCATGCGTCTCGTCGGCGCCTCGACCTGGCACATCCAGATGCCGTTCATTCTGGAGAGTCTGGTCGCAGCGCTGGTGTCCGCCGGGCTGGCGTGTGCGGGCTTGGCCGCGTTCATGAAGTTCGTCGTGTACGGCCAGGCTCGCGAGAAGCTCAGCCAGATGACTCTGTGGGTCGACTGGTCCGATGCCGGCACCGTCGCCATCTACACCGTTTGCTTCGCAATCCTGCTCGCGCTGATTCCGACACTCGTCATGACGCGCAAATACCTCAAAGTGTGA
- a CDS encoding amidase family protein, which yields MGERGVRAVLDDIAARDASLNAMVHVFTDAVDSAPVSGPLSGRPVVVKDNIAVRGAPWACGSAVRRGLPPAERDAEVVRRLRRAGAVIVGTTNLDEFAMGASTESSAWGPTHNPWNHERSPGGSSGGSAAAVAAYDVLALGTDTGGSIREPASQCGVVGMKPTHGSIPLDGVVPFASSLDTVGPLARTVADTATLHDVLASADGQFSAAAEGGLAAPTLADLTIGVIEQMSGERNSPEIREQFARAYEALAARGARLRYVPLARTGQALQTYFTISSVEALMVLESHAWQGDLGAEAAHRHEIGRSLAESDELREAFSIREMVARDVGHALASCDVLISPTMPLVAPPLGRTGVDNPLAVPRTDWWTVEANLAGIPALSMPCGRGPESGLPIGLQLMAPGGLDARLYRVAAAIEPDLVES from the coding sequence ATGGGCGAGCGAGGCGTACGCGCGGTCTTGGATGACATCGCTGCGCGAGACGCCTCGCTCAATGCGATGGTCCACGTCTTCACCGACGCGGTCGACTCCGCGCCGGTGTCCGGGCCGTTGAGCGGCCGCCCGGTGGTGGTCAAGGACAACATCGCCGTACGCGGTGCGCCGTGGGCGTGCGGCTCCGCGGTCCGGCGCGGGCTACCTCCGGCAGAGCGCGATGCCGAGGTCGTACGCCGGCTTCGCCGCGCCGGCGCGGTCATCGTCGGTACGACGAACCTCGACGAGTTCGCGATGGGCGCGTCGACGGAGAGCTCGGCCTGGGGTCCCACGCACAACCCGTGGAACCACGAACGGAGTCCGGGAGGATCCAGCGGCGGATCGGCCGCCGCCGTCGCGGCGTACGACGTGCTCGCGCTCGGCACCGACACCGGCGGCTCCATTCGCGAGCCCGCATCTCAATGCGGCGTCGTCGGGATGAAACCGACTCACGGCAGCATCCCACTCGACGGCGTCGTGCCGTTCGCCTCGAGTCTCGACACGGTCGGGCCGCTTGCGCGTACCGTTGCCGATACGGCCACGCTGCATGACGTTCTGGCGTCGGCGGATGGGCAATTCTCCGCCGCCGCAGAAGGCGGGCTGGCCGCCCCGACGCTGGCAGATCTCACGATCGGCGTCATCGAGCAGATGTCGGGCGAACGCAACTCACCGGAGATCCGTGAGCAGTTCGCACGTGCGTACGAGGCACTCGCCGCGCGCGGTGCACGGCTGCGCTACGTGCCGCTCGCGCGCACCGGGCAGGCCCTTCAGACCTACTTCACGATCTCGTCGGTCGAGGCCCTCATGGTGTTAGAAAGCCATGCCTGGCAGGGAGATCTCGGTGCCGAGGCAGCCCACCGACATGAGATCGGGCGTTCGCTCGCCGAGTCCGACGAGTTACGCGAGGCGTTCTCGATCCGCGAGATGGTGGCCCGCGACGTCGGCCACGCCTTGGCGTCGTGCGACGTGCTGATCAGCCCGACGATGCCTCTGGTGGCTCCCCCGCTCGGGCGAACCGGAGTCGACAATCCGCTCGCCGTGCCGCGTACCGACTGGTGGACCGTCGAAGCGAACCTCGCCGGCATCCCCGCCCTGTCGATGCCGTGCGGCCGCGGACCGGAGAGCGGCCTGCCGATCGGATTGCAGCTGATGGCGCCGGGCGGCCTCGACGCACGGCTCTATCGGGTCGCCGCCGCGATCGAGCCTGATCTGGTCGAGAGCTGA
- the asnB gene encoding asparagine synthase (glutamine-hydrolyzing) has protein sequence MCGIVAIHDPASSHPELGERMLERLRHRGPDGSGSRTVGATWLGHTRLAIVDLADGAQPLGSDDGHWVVANGEIYNHDDLRADADRVFRTRSDSEAALAAAADGSDADLAELRGMYAFVVAHDDGSVVAVRDPLGVKPLYWAREGSMTVFASELGAFDAAMRPYVEEFPPGHRWTPESGLVRFRTLRRHHAPVESRDDAIEAIRSSVVASVRQRMMGDVPVGVFLSGGLDSSLVAAVMARYADPARGPIHSFSAGTTDSTDLAAARRVAEHLGLEHHERVFGPDEVVEVLPEVVACMESYEPSLVRSGVPNYLLAELASQTVKVVLTGEGADELFAGYDHLRSIDQQELAEELIRSVEGLHNLNLQRCDRVTMAHGLEARVPFLDRSLVYLAQRIPIEWMLPREHGQEKALLREAFAGWLPDDILWRPKEQFGDGSGMADVMLREAQRVAPDRDWQSVRVAGLPTPRSREELAYQRMFADHLEGVHPRVLGRFATA, from the coding sequence GTGTGCGGCATAGTCGCAATCCATGACCCTGCCAGCTCCCATCCGGAGCTGGGCGAGCGCATGCTCGAGCGCCTTCGTCACCGTGGCCCGGACGGCAGCGGTTCGCGTACGGTCGGGGCGACCTGGCTCGGGCACACTCGACTCGCCATCGTCGACCTGGCCGACGGCGCACAGCCGCTCGGCTCCGACGACGGGCACTGGGTTGTCGCCAACGGCGAGATCTACAACCACGACGATCTGCGCGCCGACGCAGACCGGGTCTTTCGTACCCGCTCCGACAGCGAGGCCGCGCTGGCGGCAGCGGCCGACGGCTCGGATGCCGATCTCGCCGAGCTGCGCGGCATGTACGCGTTCGTCGTCGCGCATGACGATGGATCCGTGGTGGCGGTGCGCGATCCGCTCGGTGTCAAACCGCTGTACTGGGCCCGTGAGGGTTCGATGACGGTGTTCGCCTCCGAGCTGGGGGCGTTCGACGCGGCCATGCGTCCGTACGTTGAGGAGTTCCCGCCCGGGCACCGCTGGACACCCGAGTCGGGTCTCGTGCGCTTCCGCACCTTGCGTCGCCACCACGCTCCCGTCGAGTCCCGCGACGACGCGATCGAGGCGATCCGCTCATCGGTGGTCGCTTCCGTACGGCAGCGGATGATGGGCGACGTACCTGTCGGCGTCTTCCTCTCCGGCGGACTGGACTCCAGCCTGGTCGCCGCCGTGATGGCGCGCTACGCCGACCCCGCGCGCGGCCCCATCCACTCGTTCTCCGCGGGTACGACGGACAGCACCGACCTCGCGGCTGCCCGCCGGGTCGCCGAGCATCTCGGCCTCGAACACCACGAGCGCGTGTTCGGCCCCGACGAGGTGGTGGAGGTGCTCCCCGAGGTCGTCGCGTGCATGGAGTCGTACGAGCCGTCACTGGTCCGCAGCGGCGTACCGAACTATCTGCTCGCCGAGCTCGCCTCGCAGACCGTGAAGGTGGTGCTGACCGGCGAGGGCGCCGATGAACTGTTTGCCGGGTACGACCACCTGCGTTCGATCGATCAGCAGGAGCTCGCCGAGGAGCTCATCCGTAGCGTCGAGGGACTCCACAACCTGAACCTCCAGCGATGCGATCGGGTGACCATGGCGCACGGGCTCGAGGCGCGGGTGCCGTTCCTCGACCGGAGCCTGGTCTACCTCGCGCAGCGCATCCCGATCGAGTGGATGCTGCCGCGCGAGCACGGGCAAGAGAAGGCACTGCTGCGCGAGGCGTTCGCCGGCTGGCTGCCGGACGACATCCTCTGGCGCCCGAAGGAGCAGTTCGGCGACGGCAGCGGCATGGCCGACGTGATGCTCCGCGAGGCGCAGCGGGTTGCGCCCGACCGCGATTGGCAGTCCGTGCGGGTCGCCGGGCTGCCAACCCCGCGCAGTCGCGAGGAGCTCGCGTATCAGCGGATGTTCGCCGACCACCTCGAGGGCGTGCACCCCCGCGTACTCGGACGATTCGCGACCGCCTGA
- a CDS encoding TIGR03086 family metal-binding protein — MNDPRPTFRDAVDQAGRVVAATSDDDLGRPTPCDDFDVRTLLGHLDAVIRRITHALEHGSVDGTPSIVDGFADGDRTTTWKSDVVALERCVDDDATLDRTVTVPFGAMPGRAALAVYTSELTTHAWDLAAAIGRLDLLEDALAQRSLSAMESALPAEPRGGPIPFGPVVEVGSDAGAYERLAGWLGRDPVWARAE, encoded by the coding sequence ATGAACGACCCACGACCGACCTTCCGCGACGCTGTTGACCAGGCCGGACGGGTGGTGGCCGCGACCTCCGACGACGACCTCGGCCGGCCCACCCCGTGTGACGACTTCGACGTACGTACGCTGCTGGGACATCTCGACGCGGTGATCCGACGCATCACCCATGCTCTCGAACACGGATCGGTTGACGGTACGCCGTCCATCGTCGACGGCTTCGCCGACGGTGATCGGACGACGACCTGGAAGTCCGATGTGGTAGCGCTCGAGCGATGCGTCGACGACGATGCGACCCTCGACCGGACCGTCACCGTGCCCTTCGGAGCGATGCCCGGACGCGCTGCACTCGCCGTATACACCAGCGAGCTCACCACGCACGCCTGGGACCTCGCCGCGGCGATCGGCCGACTCGATCTGCTCGAAGACGCCTTGGCGCAGCGCAGCCTGTCGGCGATGGAGTCTGCACTACCGGCGGAGCCGCGCGGCGGCCCGATTCCGTTCGGCCCCGTCGTCGAGGTTGGGTCGGACGCCGGCGCGTACGAACGGCTCGCCGGCTGGCTCGGCCGCGACCCGGTCTGGGCTCGGGCGGAATAG
- a CDS encoding YafY family transcriptional regulator, whose translation MRAERLLSIMLLLRDRSAVPARELADRLEVSTRTVLRDIESLSAAGVPVYAERGRNGGFSLLEGFRADVSSLTDHEAQVLFAYTGLDTLSDLGLGREVRQTLDKLASTAPAHALEHARDLRDVVHIDRRRWFVDPDDSRHLPTLRLAAVRSRRVRLKYRGAADDHARQRTVDPWGLVENGGRWYLLARHRGEVKTFRVGRVVDVAVLESGFDRPDGLDIGAEWDRLRSRLERPSGDSVTVEVRCAHAATRRFRRVCQPMLESGTHVETVGESDDGALLRCTFRIRRGAIGVLLAFGAEVEVIGPADVRAEMLEVARTAVAAYGPVL comes from the coding sequence ATGAGAGCCGAGCGACTCCTGTCGATCATGCTGTTGCTCCGTGACCGGTCTGCGGTGCCGGCCCGAGAGCTCGCCGACCGCCTTGAGGTCAGCACCCGCACGGTCCTGCGCGACATCGAGTCGCTGTCCGCCGCCGGCGTACCCGTATACGCCGAACGCGGCCGCAACGGCGGGTTCAGTCTGCTCGAGGGATTCCGTGCCGACGTCAGCTCGCTGACCGATCATGAGGCGCAGGTGTTGTTCGCCTACACCGGGCTCGACACGCTCTCCGATCTCGGACTCGGCCGTGAGGTACGCCAGACGCTCGACAAGCTCGCGTCGACGGCACCTGCACACGCCCTGGAACATGCACGCGACCTCCGCGATGTCGTCCACATCGACCGACGGCGATGGTTTGTCGACCCTGACGACTCTCGGCACCTGCCGACGCTGCGGCTGGCGGCAGTCCGCAGCCGACGGGTACGACTCAAGTACCGCGGCGCCGCCGATGACCACGCCCGCCAGCGCACCGTCGACCCCTGGGGATTGGTGGAGAACGGCGGTCGCTGGTATCTCCTCGCCCGCCACCGTGGCGAGGTGAAGACGTTCCGTGTCGGACGCGTCGTCGATGTCGCCGTTCTCGAATCGGGTTTCGATCGACCGGACGGGTTGGACATCGGCGCCGAATGGGATCGGCTCCGCAGCCGCCTCGAACGCCCATCGGGCGACTCCGTAACCGTCGAAGTCCGGTGCGCACACGCAGCAACGCGTCGCTTCAGGCGCGTGTGTCAGCCGATGCTCGAGTCAGGTACGCACGTCGAGACGGTCGGTGAATCCGACGATGGTGCGTTGCTGCGCTGCACTTTCCGCATCCGCCGCGGTGCGATCGGTGTCCTACTGGCGTTCGGCGCCGAGGTCGAGGTCATCGGGCCGGCAGACGTACGCGCGGAGATGCTGGAAGTCGCCCGTACCGCGGTTGCTGCGTACGGTCCCGTTTTGTAG
- a CDS encoding peptidoglycan DD-metalloendopeptidase family protein, whose product MPSTSTRRTRLATAVLLVTALAGSGLTSASADDKDDLKDKRGQVNQDINQAEASLDESSDRLISTTKAYSAAKQKLSVARDTLARTQGQLRTARAYDLTMQNRLADAEQDLSNAKADLKSGRARVDSATEKAQQFLIDQASEGDPSLRALSSLLKGEDSGNFSVKMDYTSAVNEAQSATLNDLDASEVLLSVKRDQVQAARNRVAEERAAAARNLELKKKLERRAESNEASVEQLVGKAASARSDAEAAKKSDLRQLGQLEDERDRIGAMLRKIAERERREAQQQEQEEQQQQQNNGGGSDGNSGSNNGGSNNGGSNNGGSNDSGSSNSGFQLGYPVSNAYITSSYGMRFHPILHYYKLHDGTDFGAACGTPVHAAEDGTITSAYYNAGYGNRIIMSHGYHRGVSVATSYNHMTSFSVGVGQRVSKGQVIGYSGTTGYSTGCHMHFMVYVNGSTTDPMNWL is encoded by the coding sequence GTGCCCTCGACATCCACCCGGCGTACCCGGCTCGCCACCGCGGTTCTGCTGGTCACTGCCCTCGCGGGCTCCGGTCTCACGTCGGCATCGGCCGATGACAAGGATGACCTCAAGGACAAGCGCGGCCAGGTCAACCAGGACATCAACCAGGCCGAGGCGTCACTCGATGAGTCGAGCGACCGCCTGATCAGCACCACCAAGGCCTACAGCGCCGCCAAGCAGAAGTTGAGCGTCGCACGCGACACACTGGCGCGTACCCAGGGTCAGCTCCGTACGGCTCGGGCGTACGACCTGACTATGCAGAACCGGCTCGCCGACGCGGAGCAGGACCTCAGCAACGCCAAAGCGGATCTGAAGAGCGGCCGTGCGCGCGTCGACTCCGCAACGGAGAAGGCGCAGCAGTTCCTGATCGACCAGGCGTCCGAGGGCGATCCGAGTCTGCGCGCGCTCAGCTCCCTGCTCAAGGGCGAGGACTCCGGCAACTTCAGCGTGAAGATGGACTACACGAGTGCGGTCAACGAGGCGCAGAGCGCCACCTTGAACGACCTCGATGCGTCCGAGGTGCTGCTGTCGGTCAAGCGCGACCAGGTGCAGGCGGCCCGAAACCGCGTCGCCGAGGAGCGCGCGGCGGCCGCACGCAACCTCGAGCTGAAGAAGAAGCTCGAGCGCCGAGCGGAGAGCAATGAGGCCTCGGTTGAACAGTTGGTCGGCAAGGCCGCTTCAGCGCGTTCCGACGCCGAGGCCGCGAAGAAGTCCGACCTGCGTCAGTTGGGTCAGCTGGAGGACGAGCGCGACCGGATCGGCGCCATGCTCCGCAAGATCGCCGAACGCGAACGCCGCGAAGCCCAACAGCAGGAGCAGGAGGAGCAGCAACAACAGCAGAACAACGGCGGCGGCTCCGACGGTAACTCGGGTTCGAACAACGGTGGCTCGAACAATGGGGGATCGAACAACGGTGGCTCGAACGACAGCGGATCGTCGAATTCCGGCTTCCAGCTCGGCTACCCGGTGTCGAACGCGTACATCACATCGTCATACGGGATGCGCTTCCACCCGATCCTGCACTACTACAAGCTGCACGACGGTACGGACTTCGGCGCTGCCTGCGGTACGCCCGTACACGCAGCGGAGGACGGCACGATCACCTCGGCGTACTACAACGCGGGCTACGGCAACCGGATCATCATGAGTCACGGCTACCACCGCGGAGTCAGCGTGGCGACGTCCTACAACCACATGACGAGCTTCTCGGTTGGCGTCGGGCAGCGTGTCTCGAAGGGTCAGGTCATCGGCTACTCCGGCACGACTGGCTACTCGACGGGCTGTCACATGCACTTCATGGTGTACGTGAACGGCTCGACGACCGATCCGATGAACTGGCTCTGA